A single genomic interval of Rosistilla ulvae harbors:
- a CDS encoding hybrid sensor histidine kinase/response regulator, which yields MTNTSRILRIGGDNGSPLTDFTSDRAEVVSVATATEALAALSKEDFDGVYIPLTSLDARDELIQLQHGGAMLRDMPDGIAMLNENHEILWANRRLHEWSGKDSLVGTLFYDALDNPEIMGPDFCPFHTALATGLAINTTLHTANNNYYQVHAAPLRGSGSGRNLIVTVSDVTEEILQQQKLAAIHSAGRELADIRPDEIFLMDISQRIDLLKQNIHHYLHDLLNFDVVEVRLLEQSTGELQPLFSVGIDQAAADRKLQAAPNGNGVTGYVAATAESYLCEDVSVDPLYIQGVQGARSSLTAPLMLHDQVLGTINIESPEVRAFSESDVQFLEIFARDVAQALNTLELLMAQKANTAQQSCEAIHSAVALPVDQILNDAVNVLEQYIGHESDLAERVRRILKNARDIKQTIQQIGERLTPVEAVPASAKKPQYPNLMDKRILVVDADTQVLDDAHTLLERYGCIVETAQRGDEAVRMVRCSQGAASYDAIISDIRLPDYSGYQLMLRLKNQMDYVPMILMTGFGYDPGHSIVKARQDGLHPKAILFKPFRLDQLIDVLETILLAAAA from the coding sequence TTGACCAACACATCGCGAATATTACGAATTGGCGGGGACAATGGTTCTCCGCTAACGGACTTCACGAGTGATCGAGCCGAGGTCGTATCGGTTGCCACGGCAACCGAAGCGCTCGCGGCACTCAGCAAGGAAGATTTTGACGGCGTCTACATTCCGCTGACCTCGTTGGATGCTCGGGATGAGCTGATCCAATTGCAGCATGGCGGAGCGATGTTGCGCGATATGCCCGATGGTATCGCGATGTTGAACGAAAACCATGAAATCTTGTGGGCCAATCGTCGGTTACACGAATGGTCGGGTAAAGATTCGCTGGTTGGCACGCTGTTTTATGACGCGCTGGACAATCCAGAGATTATGGGGCCCGATTTTTGCCCCTTCCACACCGCCCTAGCGACCGGTTTGGCGATCAACACGACACTGCACACCGCCAACAACAACTACTATCAGGTCCACGCCGCCCCGCTGCGCGGATCGGGCAGTGGCCGCAATTTGATCGTTACGGTCAGCGACGTGACCGAGGAGATCTTGCAGCAGCAGAAGCTTGCAGCGATCCATAGCGCGGGCCGCGAATTGGCCGATATTCGGCCCGACGAAATCTTCTTGATGGATATCAGCCAGCGGATCGATCTGCTGAAGCAAAACATCCACCACTACCTTCACGACCTGCTGAACTTCGATGTCGTCGAAGTCCGTCTGTTGGAACAATCGACCGGCGAACTGCAACCGTTGTTCAGTGTTGGCATCGACCAAGCGGCCGCCGATCGCAAACTGCAAGCTGCCCCCAATGGCAATGGAGTCACAGGATACGTCGCAGCGACCGCCGAAAGCTATCTTTGCGAGGACGTCTCGGTCGACCCGCTGTACATCCAAGGGGTCCAAGGGGCTCGCAGTTCGTTGACCGCTCCGTTGATGCTGCACGATCAAGTTCTTGGGACGATCAACATCGAAAGCCCCGAGGTCCGTGCGTTCTCCGAAAGCGACGTTCAATTCCTCGAGATCTTTGCTCGCGATGTCGCCCAAGCCCTCAATACACTCGAACTGTTGATGGCTCAGAAAGCAAACACCGCCCAACAGAGCTGCGAAGCGATTCACAGCGCCGTCGCCCTGCCGGTCGACCAAATTCTTAACGACGCGGTCAACGTTCTGGAACAGTACATTGGCCACGAATCGGATCTCGCCGAACGCGTTCGGCGGATCTTGAAAAACGCCCGCGATATCAAGCAAACGATCCAACAGATCGGAGAGCGTTTGACGCCGGTCGAAGCCGTTCCGGCATCGGCAAAGAAACCGCAGTACCCCAACCTGATGGACAAACGGATCTTGGTCGTCGATGCCGACACCCAGGTTCTCGACGACGCCCATACGTTGTTGGAGCGTTACGGATGCATCGTGGAAACGGCCCAACGCGGCGATGAAGCGGTCCGCATGGTCCGTTGCAGCCAAGGGGCGGCCAGCTACGATGCGATCATCAGCGACATCCGGCTGCCCGATTATTCGGGCTACCAGTTGATGCTGCGTTTGAAGAATCAAATGGATTATGTCCCGATGATCTTGATGACCGGCTTTGGTTACGATCCGGGGCACTCGATCGTCAAAGCGCGGCAGGACGGACTGCACCCCAAAGCGATCCTCTTCAAGCCGTTCCGCTTGGATCAATTGATCGACGTCCTCGAGACGATTCTCCTAGCCGCGGCGGCTTAA
- the dnaG gene encoding DNA primase: MSLPADFDVRERVREANDIVDVVGSSLELRRQGSSFVARCPWHDDKKPSLSVNPVRQSWKCWPCDIGGDVFSFVMRRDGVSFPEALKILADRAGIEIQRSGTPVEKGSVDDKATLLSAMKWAEERFFNYLEKSPAAAVVRDYLQQRGIDEENRVRFRIGFAPDQWDWLLGAALDAGFSPQILQAVGLALARNSGSGHYDFFRGRLMFPIYDLQDRPIAFGGRHVPMIGDQSGGKYMNTSETKLFSKSQHLYALNMARQPMQRQRQALVMEGYTDVIAARQHGIETAVACLGVAVGESHVRLLKRFVDQIVLVLDGDAAGQRRADEVVELFVAADVDMRVLTLPQGQDPADFLNEQGADAFKELVAQAPDAIDHKLARATDGVDLVRDTHAASAALDSMLRLVAKSPQNGNTLRTEQTVMRLARTFGLPAETLQRRIDEHRQDPRQRREFKRQPEPAAPPAPVRRQPITGIDRELFELMIEMSELVPQALEAIEPRWLATDTARALMTVYEDLELEGHDLDIQNVLLAVEDAHLKGVLVNFQQSVDDKAATVNGPPEERMQAVIDRFRGTELSHQRQQTLKELESSQLDDEEEMELLKQMFAQERTRQGLLTPPPSSE, translated from the coding sequence ATGTCTCTGCCGGCTGATTTTGATGTCCGCGAACGCGTGCGCGAGGCCAACGATATCGTCGATGTCGTGGGCAGTTCGTTGGAGCTGCGCCGTCAAGGAAGCAGCTTTGTCGCCCGCTGCCCCTGGCACGACGATAAAAAGCCCAGCCTATCGGTGAACCCCGTCCGCCAGTCTTGGAAATGCTGGCCCTGCGATATCGGCGGCGATGTCTTCAGCTTTGTGATGCGCCGCGATGGCGTCAGCTTTCCCGAAGCGCTGAAAATTTTGGCCGACCGCGCGGGGATCGAGATCCAACGCAGCGGCACCCCGGTCGAAAAGGGATCGGTCGACGATAAAGCGACCCTGCTGTCGGCGATGAAATGGGCCGAGGAGCGGTTCTTTAACTATCTGGAAAAGTCGCCCGCCGCTGCGGTCGTCCGCGATTATTTGCAGCAGCGTGGCATCGACGAAGAGAATCGCGTCCGCTTCCGGATCGGCTTCGCCCCCGACCAGTGGGACTGGCTGTTAGGGGCCGCCCTGGACGCCGGTTTCAGTCCGCAGATTTTGCAAGCCGTGGGGCTCGCCCTGGCCCGTAATTCCGGCAGCGGCCACTACGATTTCTTTCGCGGCCGGTTGATGTTCCCGATCTACGATCTACAAGATCGTCCGATCGCGTTTGGTGGCCGCCACGTCCCGATGATCGGCGATCAATCGGGCGGCAAATACATGAACACTTCGGAGACGAAGCTGTTCTCCAAGAGTCAGCATCTGTATGCGTTGAACATGGCCCGCCAACCGATGCAGCGGCAACGGCAAGCGCTTGTCATGGAGGGCTATACCGATGTGATCGCCGCTCGCCAGCACGGCATCGAAACCGCAGTCGCCTGTTTGGGCGTCGCGGTGGGGGAAAGTCACGTCAGGTTGCTGAAGCGATTTGTCGATCAGATCGTGCTGGTTCTCGACGGCGATGCGGCGGGACAACGCCGCGCCGACGAGGTCGTTGAATTGTTTGTCGCCGCTGACGTCGACATGCGAGTCCTCACACTCCCTCAAGGCCAAGATCCAGCCGATTTCCTGAACGAACAAGGGGCTGATGCGTTTAAGGAATTGGTCGCCCAAGCCCCCGATGCGATCGATCACAAATTGGCCCGCGCGACCGATGGCGTCGATCTGGTCCGCGATACGCATGCCGCATCGGCCGCCCTCGATTCGATGCTTCGCTTGGTCGCCAAGTCGCCGCAAAACGGGAACACCCTGCGAACCGAACAGACGGTGATGCGGTTGGCACGGACCTTCGGATTGCCAGCCGAAACGCTGCAGCGACGCATCGACGAACATCGCCAAGACCCTCGGCAACGACGCGAGTTCAAGCGACAACCCGAACCGGCAGCACCACCAGCACCGGTCCGGCGACAACCGATTACCGGGATCGACCGCGAATTGTTCGAACTAATGATCGAAATGTCGGAACTGGTTCCTCAAGCGCTCGAAGCGATCGAACCGCGTTGGCTAGCAACCGATACCGCCCGGGCGCTGATGACGGTCTACGAAGATCTGGAACTGGAGGGACACGACCTGGACATCCAAAACGTCCTGCTGGCCGTCGAAGATGCCCACCTGAAAGGCGTGTTGGTCAATTTCCAGCAGTCGGTCGATGACAAAGCGGCAACCGTCAACGGACCTCCCGAAGAGAGGATGCAGGCGGTGATCGATCGCTTCCGCGGCACCGAACTGTCGCATCAACGGCAGCAGACGTTGAAGGAACTCGAATCGAGCCAACTGGACGACGAAGAGGAGATGGAACTGCTGAAGCAGATGTTCGCTCAAGAACGGACGCGGCAGGGGCTACTGACACCGCCACCCTCTTCTGAATAA